From a region of the Bradyrhizobium sp. KBS0727 genome:
- a CDS encoding CaiB/BaiF CoA-transferase family protein: MGGVLEGVRVLDFGRYIAGPYCATLLAEFGAEVIRVEKLDGSEDRFVAPVGEGGEGALFLQINRNKKCITLNPMKPEGQEVMRRLIATADVVVANLPPQTLAAMKLDYDSLKAIKPDIILTTATAFGGPGPWSDRVGFDGVGQVMSGAVYMTGAGDPPYRAAVNWVDFGTALHCAFGTLAALMEKAKSGRGQIVEGALLATALSFTNSTLIEQAVIAANRVPTGNLGQTAAPVDIYRTKDGWVLCQVTGHPLFIRWAKLMGEEFWLQDPRFADDLKRGENGPVISERMARWCAERTSQEALDTLGKAMIPAGPVLSPQQALDHPHIRAAGFMQDVDYPGLPKPAPLARAAVRLSETPGEIVTRPPTLGEHTNLVLAELGYDAATITALRDKRIV, translated from the coding sequence ATGGGGGGAGTTCTGGAGGGCGTTCGCGTCCTGGATTTCGGGCGCTATATCGCGGGACCGTATTGTGCGACCTTGCTGGCCGAATTCGGCGCCGAAGTCATCCGCGTCGAAAAGCTCGATGGCAGCGAGGATCGCTTCGTCGCTCCCGTCGGCGAAGGCGGCGAGGGTGCGCTGTTCCTGCAGATCAACCGCAACAAGAAGTGCATCACCCTCAATCCGATGAAGCCCGAGGGCCAGGAAGTGATGCGTCGGCTGATCGCGACCGCAGACGTCGTCGTCGCCAACCTGCCGCCGCAGACGCTTGCGGCGATGAAGCTCGATTACGATTCGCTGAAGGCGATCAAACCGGACATTATTCTAACGACGGCAACCGCGTTCGGCGGGCCAGGGCCATGGTCCGACCGCGTCGGCTTCGACGGCGTCGGGCAGGTGATGTCGGGCGCGGTCTATATGACCGGCGCCGGCGATCCGCCGTACCGGGCGGCCGTCAACTGGGTCGATTTCGGAACGGCGCTGCATTGTGCGTTCGGCACGCTCGCGGCCCTGATGGAGAAGGCCAAGTCGGGGCGCGGCCAGATCGTCGAGGGCGCGCTGCTGGCGACTGCGCTGTCCTTTACCAATTCGACGCTGATCGAACAGGCGGTGATCGCGGCCAATCGCGTTCCGACCGGCAATCTCGGCCAGACCGCGGCGCCCGTCGACATCTACCGCACCAAGGACGGCTGGGTGCTGTGCCAGGTGACGGGCCACCCGCTGTTCATTCGCTGGGCCAAACTGATGGGTGAGGAGTTCTGGCTACAGGATCCACGCTTTGCCGACGATCTCAAGCGCGGCGAGAACGGTCCCGTCATCAGCGAACGGATGGCGCGCTGGTGCGCCGAGCGTACCTCGCAGGAGGCGCTCGATACCCTCGGCAAGGCGATGATTCCGGCAGGCCCCGTCCTGAGCCCGCAACAGGCGCTGGATCATCCGCATATTCGCGCCGCCGGCTTCATGCAGGACGTCGACTATCCGGGACTGCCGAAACCCGCGCCGCTGGCGCGCGCTGCGGTACGGCTGTCGGAAACGCCCGGCGAGATCGTGACGCGGCCGCCGACGCTCGGCGAACACACCAATCTGGTGCTGGCCGAACTCGGCTATGATGCGGCAACGATCACGGCACTACGGGATAAACGTATCGTGTAG